The genomic region TCAGCACCAACACAATGCCAACACTCTTcagtttgaaatttatttctacccagatgaaatcgggttaatcagctagttttattataaaaaaaacttatagacaacattttcatttcaaatgcgTACCTTGACATCCATTAAAGAGATATCCGCAGTGCTACATTTCGCaaaatttaaagtttgttCAGCACACGACATGAATCCCATGGCGATTTCTGGCTCTAGCTCGCTTCGTACCCGACAGACGAACTGAACGGATTCATCAGTCCAAAGCGCAGTGACGTCATCCATTTCCACTGTTGGTGTAGCTGAGAAATTGAGTTTGGAGATGTTAGAGGATTAGACGTATAAAACATACCAAAATTAACATGAGCTCTCCAAATATCTTTATATTGTACTAATCTGTTTGTTGTATTGAAGCGTTTCTTGCACTAAATGTAGTCATCATAGTACACAAATCATGCCATCAATCATTCATGTACTTGTTCTATACAGGATAACTGCATTTGGAGTTGTTCGAAATGTGAACTAACTGAATCATTTGCTTCGTATCAACAGCAGTAGTTTATGAATCGTAAGTATATGCTGTGATATTGGAATTGGAACTTTCAGGATAAGTTATGTAGCATTGGGCATGAATAATATTTCCTGCGTCCCAACAAATCTTATTAAGCTTAAAATAGTCGATTGGCATAGTTCTGCAAGGATTCCtctgtttttattgtttcttcaGGCAACAATAGTAAATTTCAACGTTTGCCAATTAAACTTTAGTTATATGCAGCGTtgttttccatataaaagtggaaaattcaaATCGATCGTCATCCTTGTGTAAAATGGGAAACATTATATTTACTTTGAAAATATCCacaatttaacaattttcaaaaacgatTGATTTGATTCAGGCACAATGCATTTGAGGTTCAACGTCTTGTATTCTGGAACGAATTGTATAGAATCTATTCTCCGTGGTTTGTAAGTTATGTTTAACGATTGTGATAAACCTGGGTTAGTCATGAACAGCGTGTAGAAATAGTTGATGGAActcaaataatatatttttgacTCACCAACTACTGGCCATACGAAATAAATCAGAAATAGAAACACTTTCCACATTTTATAGCGCTAACTTTGAGTGATTTGGAGagcaaaactttttccataaCGAAAAAGCATTTGCTTTGAATCGTTGGCACTTGTGTTCACTTTTCCTATTGAAAAGCAGAATTTAAGCAACCTTCATGTGAAAAGGTATGATTTAATACTGACTTATTTATTTGCTCAGTACATCGTTTGAACCGGTCCTTATTATTCTCATGCAATAGTATTTGTAAGGTCAACTGCTCGCTCTGATAAGTGAACTGAAATCGAGGTTGCCGTTTgcttaaatatttttctcattttcaaaatattggtCAACGCATAAAATCCATATTCGtgagaatgaaacgaaaaagcaaCGCGAATGTTGACTTATTCACTGGCGGAGTAGAATGAgtaattggtttgtttgtattcAACTCCTTGAAATTTATAAGCACGTGCATTAGACTAACAAAGTGATATCAATGCATTTGGAACAGTATTAGTATCAATTTACAACTTTGAGCTGCTTTGACGTTTCAAATACAGATCATAGagtaagcaaactaagcagcttTCAAGATATCAGATCTTTtataacaattttttaaaaattttaattttgttgtttgttttatcaaatACGAGAGATGTTTATGAATATACTTTTGAATAATGAAGGTTATGAAATTGTTAGATTGATTCAACCTATCTGAATTGTGTTTTGATGTAGAAAAGGTGCCGTGgttttttggtaaaaatattagATTGATGCACTATCGTGAACCCTTGGCCTCGGTACACGGGTGTTCATTTATTATGGGAATCTACGCCGTTGAAGTCCGAACTGCGGCCATTAATGCGGTAATagttgcctttttttcgccaaacgTAACTTTAGAAGTGGGATTCAGTGCACCACTCAAAATTGGTACATAGTTTCTAAGGAACAACTCGGATAAGGTGTATAATTTTGCTTGATATTATGCTTGCTCGATATGGGATTTAGCCCTTTACACCTCCATTCAACATTTTAATATATAATCCATAAGCAATAAGAGCCGGTGTTTAAAATGCGCTCCTTATAAAAAACCATTAGTCATTATAAGCTAATCTATTCAAAAAttctgttttgaaattttagaTTCGTGGCATTTGTACGTCAAGTATATGCGTTTAGTTTGAATTGCGTAAGGAAATCACTTTCTTCTTTAATTTCTTCCTATCGCGCTTGAATCGTAGCCTTTTTCCGAATGggggaatattttttttatacaaatagtAATGTTAGGTTAGATAAGATAATGTTAGGTTAGGAAAGATTAGGTGATAACGATGTTCAAAATTCCAAATACTGGTTTATACACTTTATTCCTATACTATGGTAGCTATGGTAGCGAATATCGAGTATAGCACTCTCCGATATTTTTATTGGCTGATCACCGATCTACAATATACCGTCTTTAAGCCAcagaaactctcttcggagagagtaTACAATGCATTGGTATAATGGTATGAACATTtactgtggtaccacaatgtttttctgtgtcgtgtgtggtgccacactttactgtgctgtgtgtgttgggtagcACAGTAACACACGACCCAACACTTGTTAGAGGGCCTTTACCTCTAACGATCAATCCTTAGATTCAGGGCATGATGCCGTGCGATTTATTAAGTTGCGATCGAGGCGTCCCCTCGTCGGACCTTTGCTGCGCAAACCATGTAAGAATTATCCTCATCAAATCTTCTGAGGTACGTGAAAGCATTTTCTTGCTAAGGATCGCTGTTGATCTGCAGCTCCTACGTGCATAACCCATGCGATAGCCTCCCTGAGGGAACGAACTCATTGGCTACTCAATACTTGAGCCCATCTTTTTCGATGACGCGCTTCAAGTAGAAACGCTTCTTAACCGATATCGGACCACTGAACGTTCCGTACAATCCTGCCTACGAGCAATTCCGGTTACAACTCCGAGCTAAGTCCGAAGCATGATCTTGCGTTGATCCGAAGTCGATTCTGTTAAGCTTTGATCAATTCGATGTCAGACGGGTGGGCTAACATTTCCCAGTAACTATGATGGCATACTTATAATATGAGCTTGATGCACGATTCAATCAGTTCAACTGCTTGTTCAGAACGTAAATAAAGAATAAACACACGCAACACATGGATAGAAGCAACGCTTAAAAATTCAGTAGCTTATTTCCAAATAAGGAATTAGGTTaacgggtttttattttataaatattgcGTACATACATTACTTTGATAGATAGTGATTCACTTCAAAGTCAACTCCGTCAGGCGAATTCAAACGCAAAGCATTACTCACTTCctgtgtttgaaatatgcacCCCATACTCTTCTTACTACTTTCTCGTCGTAAAGTCGATGTTTgtagaaaaccaaaaaatttgCATcgcaaaactttttcttcgGTGACTTCTACACAAGCAATTTTTGCACACCAACACATCGTTATTTTGTGTGCACCAAGCAGTGTAGATAAGAGGAAACTAATTGACTtcaatgtgaaaaaatagTGCTAGACGACAGCAACAGTTTCAACAAGAACTTGCTCAACAGTAGTCAAACGAACTTCATTGCAGAACGATTGTATTTGGTATAATATGCTGTGACAAGTGAATTGATTTTAAGTGGTGGAAAGTGCTCCAGtgtaaaagagaagaaaaatggaaataagtAAAGCGGCTCTGTTCATCGTGTTTGCAATGTTCATTGGTAAGTTGCTGCAGTATTTTTGACAGGACTATTCCTTTATTAAAGTGTATTGTGTTGTTCAAACAGGACCGACGTTTGGTCAAATTCCAACTGCACATATTTCGGTTAAGTGGATAGGCAGACCTCGAATTGTCCCAATCAACAGTGAAACCACCCTCAAATGTGTTACTGAAAAGATCACAGATGACTGGACGGTTTATTGGTTTTTTCAATATAGAAATCTTCATGGGTTTGTTGAGGTTTGTCCGATGAAATTGGAACAGATTGATTACCCTGAAAAAAAGCATAGTTCATCGAGTtaacataacattttaaattttcaggTGAAACAAAATGATCCAAGGTGGAATGTGTCTGTTCATAACACAGTGCTTACTATTCACAAGGTAGACAGTACAAAATCAGGGATGTATGCGTGTTGCATACTGCATAAAACCAAGCAATGCAGCATAACGTATTTAAGTGTTGTAAGATTCATCGAAAATTCCAACCAACTTACACCCTACATAAGAAATGGAACCaatcaattgattttaaaaggaAATCAACCATTTCAAATATCAGTGTATCATGGCGACTTTAATACAGCTGTGGAAATCGTCAAGATaccaaatgtttctctttgtAAACACTTCAAAACTACAAGCTTGACGAACGACCAACGATCGTGCatggggaaaaaagaatacaCGTATCGCACAGATTTTAATGTAGCAAACACAGTGATGGAGGAAAGCGGTTGGTTTCAGATAAAAGTCTCGTTTGGTGGTATTTTCAGTTATTGCAACCTTCAAATCCTTATACACGGTGAGTGAACGTCACATACTTTTAAATATCTGTTTTAACAATATTCTGAGGTTTCAGGGCGACCGAAAATAGAAATTATGAATGAAACTCTACGAACCAAGAAATCTGTGGAATTCGTTTGCCGTGGACAAGCGTATCCGCCACCAAACATTGAGATGATATTTACGCCTTGCTACAAAAATGAGTCAGACTCGTGTGAACAGGAGACGTCTTCACAGCTAAAACACTTAAATGTACggtaaaaaatagttttctaaGTCTCCCGCTTTGACTAATCGAATATTCCCAGACTGTAAAACACTGAGCCAATCAATGAGGGAACATTAACGAACTAAACGActcattttcaaattattttgttattgtagCTGCTCTTATTAAGAATCATGACCAAATTGTAAACACCATTTATtcatttccacatactctgaACACATTGCTCATGTACAAATTGATActttttttgtcattatttttcattgcagATTACAAAATCTTATGATTCGATCGAATTTGCTGCAATTTTAAGTGTTTCTCCTCCATCAAACGGTACTGTGACATGCAACGCTTCGAACTCAGAAGGCTCCGATTCCGTTAGGGTTTTGCTGTTCTTTAATGCTAATTTAAACGATGAAATGACAATGAAAATTGTGTCTCCGGAAGGGAAGATTCATATTGGTGAGAAAGTACACTTGAGTTGTCGAGCAACCTCGTCCTATTTCTACAACAACTTTCTCCTACTAAACGGTGACAATTCGTACTCTGGTAATGGAATCAGACACAATGACACTTGGGAGGCGAATTTCACGATTTATCCACATGATAACGTTGTGACATGCATAGCTGTTGCAAAGATAGGGCGATTTCATGCTATTAAGTTAGATCTAAACTATGATAAACACGATTAGGATCGAAATTCGATAAACCCTGGACTGAATATATCCTTCGAGACGCACATCATCTTAATAATTTTTGGAAGTATGTCAGTTGTGCTCATTGCAATTTATTGGTGGTGGCGAAAGCGAATCCAATAAACTGTATTTAccgataaaattaaaatgaaaaggcAGGCGTATTTTAGCGATGTATCCGGTAGTCAACTGACCTTCATTACTGAAGGTCTTCATTATATTCggtagggtaagtgcacccatagtggtGCTAGTgtcaatagtggttgtagtggaataaaattctagctctacgacgaaataaatacaatggagttatttgttcttctataaATTGTTCTTttatcttctgcggagtgttcaaaagatgaaccatcccattccgtaatatagaagCTAGTCAGGTTGTACCAACATGCTGGATTCCTGgaagaatctataacgaatataatgatttccttaaggctattaatcactacaaaatcattaaaactataTTATTTCGCTACCTACTTATACCAATATAATCGATTTACACGATATTAGAGCGTTtatgcataattttattatattttcatagttttcaCCATAGTGCCATTATAGGCACAAATACCAGAGTTGTTCCTATactagccatagattttttttccacaagtAACACAAAGAAGAAAGGAACGAatacaagttttttttccgttttttggcAATATAATAATGTAAATTAggttttttctctgtttctacaaaactGACACACGTAAATACACTTTAGAATGGAACCTTGCTCTAAAAAAGCCACAAAATACGATGAAGTGGCTACCTCACGCATACaaattacaaaagaaaataccTCCAAGAATTGACGGCATCGAACCGGCTCACAGGAAATTACCGGACAACCGAGGAGAAAGAGAATGAAGTAgcgaggaaggaaaacaaaacagaggaGAGAAGGCTCGCAAAAATTAGAACTGAGAAACTTAAAAACGAGATGGCAAAAATCCGTAAGCCAAGAAGACAGGCAGCAAGACTTCGACGTCAAAATCATCATATTGTTAGCAACATGACTAAATTGGCTACCGTTACCGTAAAAACacgaaagtttaaaaattcgaagcaaaagtaaatatatgaaacgaaaacattgtTCACTTGAATACTCGTTCGTTAGTCCGATGATCATTGAGATTTGACTTTTCTGGTCATCATCTGAAGATATTGATCATTCAAGCCGAGGTAAtgctaaaatataaaaaggaaGCTTGGTAAATAAATGCAACATGTGATAAACAAATCAGCACCGGTATACTTACGTTCTGCAACGCGGGTGGTAACATTAAGTTGAAAAACTGTCCCAATGTGTGAAATGTTGGACGACACTCGGGGTTGACGCACCAACATGACAGCATAGTATAATAAATATCCTCATTGGCATACATCGGTTTTTCCAACCGATATCCGTCCCGTAGTTTCTGGAAGAACTCGTCGTTCACGGTCAGAATGGGATACGGTGGCATTCCGAGAGTGAACAACTCCCACAACAACACGCCGTAAGACCAAACATCCGTTTTGATGCTAAACTTATGCTCAAAGATGCTCTCCAGAGCCATCCACTTGAAGGGCACACGATCGTTGCGAGTTTTCTTATAGTACGTAACACGGTTGAACTCTCGAGCCAGACCAAAGTCGGCGATCTTCACCACACCTTTCTCGCAGAGCAGGACATTGCGAGCGGCCAGATCTCCATGGAATATGTTCTTGGACGACAAGTACTCCATCCCAAACGCGATCTGCATGGCCCAGCAGACGAGATCCGTGGTTCGCAAGATCATTCGAGATTCGTCGTCTGGGTTGTGCTCGCCTAGTTCAGGATTCATAATAGAAGTGATCCAAGCCATGGGCAGGTCATCGATACAATTGATGAATGTAGATCTTTTAGACTGCATGAAGCTAAGCACGTTCCCATATCGGCAATACTCCAAGATAATCATCAGTTCATCTGCAATGAAGAGAAGTGGGTTTGAACGCTCATTTTGTAACAACATTTACTTATTTTGGTTTCTACTTACTATTACGAATATTCTCAGTAACCGCTCCTAAGAAATTGACGATGTTCAAATGCTGCCCGACCAGAATCATCATCTTGATCTCCGAGATCATTCCCTGTAGGAGTGAGGCACATCCacagtttttcgtttgcttcacaGCAACGGTTGTGAATGGTTCGTGGACCATAATGTCCTTTGCTTGGGCCATTATAACAATGCCATATTCACCCTCGCCAATCTTCCGACCGAATAACAGCTTATCCTTCGGAAATGAGTATATCGGTGGAATGGTTGATACTAAATCGCAAATCTGGGACGATTCTGCCCCTTTATCATTGGCTTGTTCATCTTTTTCGACTTCCTCTACTGCTTTGGCATGTTGTTTACTTCTActccaccaaaaccaaaccaacccaacAATAGCAACAACGGCAAGGCATCCTCCAAAGATAGCATATGCAAACTGTACGGACTTTGTGTCCACTATGTTTATAGGATTGAAGAGGAATTCTTCGCCCAGATCTAAAGTCACGTTTTGAAACCCTCCTTTTTTGTGGTATGCCCTGCATGTCACATGCCTCGCAGAGAGCATTTCAATTATAAAGTCCACTTCCCAAGCGTACTTGTATATGTGTCCAGTTCCATTCAACACGTATTCGTCTTGGATGAGCATGAATCGGCTAGTGAAACTGTAAGCATTTGCTCGGCATCTAAACACGGCTGTATCCGCTTTATGAACTACTCCTTTGGGCGATACGATCTCAAGCTCAAGTTGTTCGTAGGAATGGACTGGATATAGTTTTGCAGATGTGAACGAAGTACCTTGTGAATTTTTTACaaagcacaacacaacaccGAATGCTGGTGGTGTTATTTTACCATAAGCCTTATGCTCGAAAGTGTCATTCGTGTGTTCAACCTGCAAGAAAccgattaaaataaaatgataaatatattttattataaaaaaacttatagacaacattttcatttcaaatgcgTACCTTGACATCCACTAAAGAGATATCCGCAGTGCTACAATTCGCaaaatttaaagtttgttCAGCACACGCCATGAACCCCATGACGATTTGTGGCTCTAGCTCGCTTCGTACCCGACAGACGAACTGAACGGATTCATCAGTCCAAAGCGTAGTGACGTCATTCATTTCCACTGTTGGTGTAGCTGAGAAATGGAGTTCGAAGATGTTAGAGGATTAGACGTATAAAGCATACCAAAATTAACATGAGCTCGCCAAATATCTTTGTATTGTACTAATCTGTTTGTTGTATTGAAGCGTTTCTTGCACTAAATGTAGTCATCATAGTACACAAATCATGCCATCAATCATTCATGTACTTGTTCTATACAGGATAACTGCATTTGGAGTTGTTCGAAATGTGAACTAACTGAATCATTTGCTTCGTATCAACAGCAGTAGTTTATGAATCGTAAGTATATGCTGTGATATTGGAATTGGAACTTTCAGGATAAGTTATGTAGCATTGGGCATGAATAATATTTCCTGCGCCCCAACAAATCTTATTAAGCTTAAAATAGTCGATTGGCATAGTTCTGCAGGGATTCCtctgtttttattgtttcttcaGGCAACAATAGTAAATTTCAACGTTTGCCAATGAAACTCAAGTTATATGCAGCGTtgttttccatataaaagtggaaaattcaaATCGATCGTCATCCTTGTGTAAAATGGGAaacattatatttattttgaaaatatccacaatttaacaattttcaaaaacgatTGATTTGATTCAGGCACAATGCATTTGAGGTTCAACGTCTTGTATTCTGGAACGAATTGTATAGAATCTATTCTCCGTGGTTTGTAAGTTATGTTTAACGATTGTGATAAACCTGGGTTAGTCATGAACAGCGTTTAGAAATAGTTGAAGGAActcaaataatatatttttgacTCACCAACTACTGGCCATACGAAATAAATCAGAAATAGAAACACTTTCCACATTTTATAGCGCTAACTTTGAGTGATTTGGAGagcaaaactttttcc from Anopheles coustani chromosome 3, idAnoCousDA_361_x.2, whole genome shotgun sequence harbors:
- the LOC131265979 gene encoding fibroblast growth factor receptor 1-like, whose product is MAQAKDIMVHEPFTTVAVKQTKNCGCASLLQGMISEIKMMILVGQHLNIVNFLGAVTENIRNNELMIILEYCRYGNVLSFMQSKRSTFINCIDDLPMAWITSIMNPELGEHNPDDESRMILRTTDLVCWAMQIAFGMEYLSSKNIFHGDLAARNVLLCEKGVVKIADFGLAREFNRVTYYKKTRNDRVPFKWMALESIFEHKFSIKTDVWSYGVLLWELFTLGMPPYPILTVNDEFFQKLRDGYRLEKPIYTNSGNG